From Streptomyces durmitorensis, a single genomic window includes:
- a CDS encoding AAA family ATPase, whose protein sequence is MSTDSNGSWRIFRGDGMPRPVTMPPAPPWRRFSPPDGSAAPLPYLIAREHADVVNAALHLRRPLLVTGPAGTGKSSLARAVAHELSLGELLRWPVNSRSSVQDALYQYDAIGRLRETTLSRDRGDREPSIGNFIRLGALGTALAPTGTPRALLVDEMDKGDVDLPNDLLTVFEEGVFEIPELARLPEEMATVDVLTADHHGSVAVEQGRVQCVEFPVVVITSNGERDFPPAFLRRCIRLDLPVPDEDRLRAIVSAHLGDGALLEVDDLLQAFLRRRAPGELATDQLLNAVFLRAGGVDLDAEGLLDAVLHQLTGTL, encoded by the coding sequence ATGAGCACGGACTCCAACGGCAGCTGGCGGATCTTCCGCGGCGACGGCATGCCGCGCCCCGTCACCATGCCGCCCGCCCCGCCCTGGCGCCGGTTCAGCCCGCCGGACGGATCGGCGGCGCCGCTGCCCTATCTGATCGCCCGGGAGCACGCGGACGTGGTCAACGCGGCACTGCATCTGCGCAGGCCGCTCCTGGTGACAGGTCCCGCGGGCACCGGCAAGTCCTCGCTCGCGCGGGCCGTCGCGCACGAACTCAGCCTCGGCGAGCTGTTGCGCTGGCCGGTCAACAGCCGCTCCAGCGTGCAGGACGCCCTCTACCAGTACGACGCCATCGGACGCCTGAGGGAGACCACCCTCAGCCGTGACCGCGGAGACCGCGAGCCCTCCATCGGCAACTTCATCCGGCTCGGTGCTCTGGGCACGGCCCTCGCCCCGACCGGCACACCTCGGGCGCTGCTCGTCGACGAGATGGACAAGGGCGACGTCGACCTGCCGAACGATCTGCTGACCGTCTTCGAGGAGGGCGTCTTCGAGATACCCGAACTGGCCCGGCTGCCCGAGGAGATGGCGACCGTCGACGTCCTGACGGCGGACCACCACGGCTCGGTCGCCGTCGAGCAGGGCCGGGTGCAGTGCGTCGAGTTCCCCGTCGTCGTCATCACCAGCAACGGCGAGCGCGACTTCCCGCCCGCCTTCCTGCGCCGCTGCATCCGGCTCGACCTTCCGGTCCCGGACGAGGACCGGCTGCGCGCCATCGTCTCGGCGCACCTGGGGGACGGAGCGCTCCTGGAGGTCGACGACCTGCTACAGGCGTTCCTGCGCCGCCGGGCACCCGGCGAACTCGCCACCGACCAGCTGCTCAACGCGGTGTTCCTGCGGGCAGGGGGAGTGGACCTGGACGCCGAAGGGCTGCTGGACGCGGTGCTCCACCAGCTGACGGGAACCCTCTGA
- a CDS encoding trypsin-like peptidase domain-containing protein → MGWFLTEAGSPSADPRHCVVSVLRTRDVKTAGAGVLLTPTRLLTCAHVVNDALGRRPFETRHPGRETVHVTLRGPSASVNHETRVVHWVPPRRLDGAAEVQEKSDHEWLGDLAVLRLDSMPHEAVPSPLWQPMVQGQSLRAWHGSGMSSSFADVRVKTCDDLLGYVDGEPTGMAIGPAFSGGPLWSVTDNAAVGLVVAHIMPPADPVTGAARPFSSQHLSRRSWGIPWQRIEAELRAVGADDLLDVAVADPDDPALPVLTELLEGIMPSPELRGDHARAVARRCGYGHPGGESAPTPAEFAQLLVTEPRALAALAEVLRRPEPAAVRPLLDAGQFSPVPRLLSPDEHRRLHQALKGVPAATLARLPEAVRAALPLAAAFPGADSTDAYLDHLECLPGDSRTDGEGFRVPALLRVMEYMAALCLPAQCARLRMWSDGVAKRLGIPRSALAERRSDAVDWSRTQGQRDVPLRVLVQVSRSGEDRYRLRVWCDEGAGPRQVSTEGDVTFSAALAARELLRVLESLHQASPSDRRPLVEALVDRAGLNLPIDEWESFGPDDLVPGVIGAEYPLVVNCPELLRRNERFLPDWRRRWRQLDTGVSLLFADESLGRREIYGALMDHADAVRVAVDVPPRLRDEVVQACLVVGIPVVVWDRGLGRESHAVERMSGVTTRELPEGVRSYRAKTVHQPRAFPGRPVLAWADPDRTVPQLHLSEPQEGT, encoded by the coding sequence ATGGGCTGGTTCCTGACCGAGGCCGGGTCCCCCTCGGCCGACCCGCGGCACTGCGTCGTCTCGGTGCTGCGCACCCGCGACGTCAAGACCGCGGGAGCCGGGGTGTTGTTGACCCCGACCCGGCTGCTGACCTGTGCTCATGTCGTCAACGACGCCCTGGGGCGCAGGCCGTTCGAGACCCGGCACCCCGGTCGCGAGACGGTGCACGTGACCCTGCGCGGGCCGTCCGCCTCCGTCAACCACGAGACCAGGGTGGTCCATTGGGTGCCGCCACGCCGTCTCGACGGCGCGGCGGAGGTGCAGGAGAAGAGCGATCACGAATGGCTCGGCGACCTCGCGGTGCTGCGCCTCGACTCGATGCCCCACGAGGCTGTCCCCTCGCCGTTGTGGCAGCCCATGGTGCAGGGGCAGTCGCTGCGGGCCTGGCACGGCAGCGGCATGAGCAGTTCCTTCGCCGACGTACGGGTCAAGACCTGTGACGACCTGCTCGGTTACGTGGACGGAGAGCCCACCGGGATGGCCATCGGCCCCGCCTTCAGCGGCGGCCCGCTCTGGTCGGTCACCGACAATGCCGCCGTGGGCCTGGTGGTCGCCCACATCATGCCGCCCGCCGACCCCGTCACCGGGGCGGCCAGGCCCTTCAGCTCCCAGCACCTCTCGCGCCGCAGCTGGGGCATCCCCTGGCAGCGCATCGAGGCCGAACTGCGGGCCGTCGGCGCCGATGACCTCCTCGACGTCGCCGTGGCCGACCCGGACGATCCCGCGTTACCGGTGCTCACCGAACTCCTCGAGGGCATCATGCCCTCACCCGAGCTGCGCGGGGACCACGCGCGGGCCGTCGCGCGCCGGTGCGGATATGGCCACCCGGGCGGCGAATCCGCCCCCACTCCCGCGGAGTTCGCCCAGCTCCTGGTCACCGAACCCCGCGCGCTCGCGGCGCTCGCCGAAGTGCTGCGGCGCCCCGAACCCGCCGCCGTCCGCCCGCTGTTGGACGCCGGACAGTTCTCCCCGGTGCCCCGGCTGCTCTCGCCCGACGAGCACCGCAGACTCCACCAGGCGCTGAAGGGGGTCCCCGCGGCCACCCTGGCCCGGCTGCCGGAAGCGGTGCGCGCCGCACTGCCCCTGGCGGCCGCCTTCCCCGGGGCGGACTCCACCGACGCCTATCTCGATCACCTGGAATGCCTGCCGGGCGACAGCCGCACGGACGGGGAGGGGTTCCGGGTTCCGGCCCTGCTGCGGGTGATGGAGTACATGGCGGCCCTGTGCCTGCCCGCGCAGTGCGCACGGCTGCGGATGTGGTCGGACGGCGTCGCCAAACGGCTCGGCATCCCCCGCTCGGCCCTCGCCGAACGCCGTTCCGACGCGGTGGACTGGTCCAGGACACAGGGTCAACGGGACGTGCCACTGCGGGTGTTGGTGCAGGTGAGCCGCAGCGGTGAGGACCGCTACCGGCTGCGCGTCTGGTGCGACGAGGGCGCCGGGCCCCGGCAGGTGTCGACGGAGGGCGATGTCACGTTCAGCGCGGCGCTGGCCGCGCGGGAGCTGCTGCGGGTCCTGGAGTCGCTGCACCAGGCCTCGCCGAGCGACCGAAGACCCCTCGTGGAGGCGCTGGTCGACCGGGCGGGTCTGAACCTGCCGATAGACGAGTGGGAGAGCTTCGGGCCCGACGATCTGGTGCCGGGGGTCATCGGCGCGGAGTACCCACTGGTCGTCAACTGTCCGGAACTCCTGCGCCGCAACGAACGTTTTCTCCCTGACTGGCGCCGCCGCTGGCGCCAGCTCGACACGGGCGTCTCCCTGTTGTTCGCCGACGAGTCGCTGGGACGGCGCGAGATCTACGGCGCGTTGATGGACCACGCGGACGCCGTGCGCGTCGCGGTGGACGTCCCGCCGCGGCTGCGCGACGAGGTCGTGCAGGCATGCCTGGTGGTCGGGATCCCGGTGGTCGTGTGGGACCGGGGCCTCGGGCGCGAGTCCCACGCCGTGGAGCGGATGAGCGGCGTGACCACCCGTGAACTCCCCGAAGGCGTGCGGTCGTACCGCGCCAAGACGGTGCACCAGCCCCGCGCCTTTCCCGGACGACCGGTCCTCGCCTGGGCCGACCCGGACCGCACGGTTCCGCAACTGCATCTGTCCGAGCCCCAGGAGGGAACATGA
- a CDS encoding CU044_2847 family protein, which translates to MPNFTELELADGTAIRFEVFPAQGQPPVPEPESDGDLPDGMGHSVPVSRGGDAVAAFAVEALRTTLRPLGPLIREVHDAVMESERPPQEASVTFGVQVGQDLKLGIVGGSAQAHLTVSATWQRPASAG; encoded by the coding sequence GTGCCCAACTTCACTGAGCTCGAACTCGCCGACGGGACCGCCATCCGTTTCGAGGTGTTCCCCGCCCAGGGACAGCCGCCCGTGCCGGAACCGGAGTCGGACGGGGACCTGCCCGACGGCATGGGCCACAGCGTTCCGGTGTCACGGGGCGGCGACGCGGTGGCCGCGTTCGCCGTCGAGGCGCTGCGCACCACCCTGCGCCCGCTGGGTCCCCTCATCCGCGAGGTCCATGACGCGGTGATGGAGTCCGAACGGCCCCCGCAGGAGGCGAGCGTGACGTTCGGGGTGCAGGTCGGGCAGGATCTCAAGCTCGGCATCGTCGGCGGCAGCGCGCAGGCCCACCTCACCGTCTCGGCGACGTGGCAGCGCCCTGCGTCGGCCGGCTGA
- the msrB gene encoding peptide-methionine (R)-S-oxide reductase MsrB, protein MSYDVEKPDEQWRAELSPSEYAVLRQAGTEPAFVGEYTDTKTKGVYSCRACGAELFTSEEKFESHCGWPSFFDPKDTDAVELLQDSSHGMVRTEVRCARCGSHLGHVFEGEGYATPTDQRYCINSISLTLAPEEG, encoded by the coding sequence ATGTCGTACGACGTCGAGAAGCCGGACGAGCAGTGGCGCGCGGAGCTCAGCCCCTCGGAGTACGCGGTCCTGCGCCAGGCCGGGACGGAACCGGCCTTCGTGGGTGAGTACACCGACACGAAGACGAAGGGTGTCTACTCCTGTCGTGCGTGCGGGGCGGAGCTGTTCACCTCGGAGGAGAAGTTCGAGTCGCACTGCGGCTGGCCGAGCTTCTTCGACCCCAAGGACACGGACGCGGTCGAGCTGCTCCAGGACTCCTCGCACGGCATGGTGCGCACGGAGGTCCGCTGCGCGCGGTGCGGGTCGCACCTCGGTCACGTCTTCGAGGGCGAGGGGTATGCCACGCCTACGGACCAGCGGTACTGCATCAACTCGATCTCGTTGACGCTGGCGCCCGAGGAGGGCTGA
- the murC gene encoding UDP-N-acetylmuramate--L-alanine ligase: MAPGLPTAMDRPHFIGIGGAGMSGIAKILAQRGAKVAGSDARESATAEALRTLGATVHIGHDAAHLASDATCVVVSSAIRADNPELARATELGIPVVHRSDALASLMEGLRPIAVAGTHGKTTTTSMLAVTLSTLGLDPSYAIGGDLDAPGSNALHGVGDIFVAEADESDRSFHKYAPEVAIVLNVELDHHANYASMDEIYESFETFAGKIVPGGTLVIAADQSGAAELTRRVRDLGELKVVTYGESEGSDLRIHKVTPRGLTSEVTVILNGKFLTFTVSVPGRHYAHNAVAALAAGIALGIPAHNLASALGSYTGVKRRLQLKGEAKGVQVIDSYAHHPTEMTADLEAMRSSAGDSRLLVLFQPHLFSRTQELGKEMGQALALADASVVLDIYPAREDPIPGITSALIIDAAVAAGADVRAVHDKTEAAAVVAGMTRPGDLVLTMGAGDVTDLGPQILAELSK; the protein is encoded by the coding sequence ATGGCACCCGGCCTGCCCACCGCCATGGACCGACCGCACTTCATCGGCATCGGCGGCGCCGGAATGTCGGGCATCGCCAAGATCCTCGCCCAGCGCGGCGCCAAGGTCGCGGGCAGTGACGCGCGGGAGTCGGCCACGGCCGAGGCCCTGCGGACCCTGGGCGCCACGGTCCACATCGGCCACGACGCCGCGCACCTCGCCTCCGACGCGACCTGCGTGGTCGTCTCCTCCGCGATCCGCGCCGACAACCCCGAGCTGGCCCGCGCCACCGAGCTCGGCATCCCGGTCGTGCACCGCTCGGACGCCCTGGCCTCCCTGATGGAGGGCCTGCGCCCGATCGCGGTGGCCGGCACGCACGGCAAGACCACGACGACGTCGATGCTCGCGGTCACCCTCTCCACCCTCGGCCTCGACCCCTCGTACGCGATCGGCGGCGACCTGGACGCCCCGGGCTCGAACGCGCTGCACGGCGTGGGCGACATCTTCGTGGCCGAGGCGGACGAGAGCGACCGCAGCTTCCACAAGTACGCGCCCGAGGTCGCCATCGTCCTGAACGTGGAGCTCGACCACCACGCCAACTACGCGTCGATGGACGAGATCTACGAGTCCTTCGAGACCTTCGCGGGCAAGATCGTCCCCGGCGGCACCCTGGTGATCGCGGCGGACCAGTCCGGCGCGGCCGAGCTGACGCGGCGCGTGCGCGACCTGGGCGAGCTGAAGGTCGTCACGTACGGCGAGTCCGAGGGCTCCGACCTCCGGATCCACAAGGTCACCCCGCGCGGCCTGACCAGCGAGGTCACGGTCATCCTCAACGGCAAGTTCCTGACCTTCACGGTCTCGGTCCCCGGCCGCCACTACGCCCACAACGCGGTGGCCGCCCTGGCCGCGGGCATCGCGCTCGGCATCCCGGCGCACAACCTCGCGTCCGCCCTCGGCTCGTACACCGGCGTCAAGCGCCGCCTCCAGCTCAAGGGCGAGGCGAAGGGCGTCCAGGTCATCGACTCGTACGCGCACCACCCCACGGAGATGACCGCGGACCTGGAGGCGATGCGCTCCTCCGCGGGCGACTCGCGCCTCCTGGTCCTCTTCCAGCCGCACCTCTTCTCCCGCACGCAGGAGCTGGGCAAGGAGATGGGCCAGGCCCTGGCCCTCGCGGACGCCTCCGTGGTCCTCGACATCTACCCCGCCCGCGAGGACCCGATCCCCGGCATCACCAGCGCCCTGATCATCGACGCGGCCGTGGCGGCGGGCGCCGACGTACGGGCCGTGCACGACAAGACGGAGGCAGCGGCGGTCGTCGCGGGAATGACGAGGCCCGGCGATCTCGTTCTCACCATGGGAGCGGGCGACGTCACGGACCTCGGCCCGCAGATCCTGGCAGAGCTGTCGAAGTAG
- a CDS encoding indole-3-glycerol phosphate synthase, whose protein sequence is MFTSVLMIEKALTSADVEFVTTLHGDETVTFRVLLQPRGDQADRLLRAIDDVALGELDEAAREGDVPEGQDATAPAQKALEVSLMALHAAGCEATGQLIEDHPLDALKQLVDEADADEVIVLTDPHYVEEFFHRDWASRARHKVGVPVLKLFSHTED, encoded by the coding sequence GTGTTCACAAGCGTATTGATGATCGAGAAGGCCCTGACCTCCGCCGACGTGGAGTTCGTCACCACCTTGCACGGCGACGAGACGGTCACCTTCCGGGTGCTGCTCCAGCCCCGTGGCGATCAGGCTGACCGCCTGCTGCGGGCCATCGACGACGTGGCTCTGGGGGAGCTCGACGAGGCGGCGAGGGAAGGGGACGTCCCGGAGGGGCAGGACGCGACGGCCCCCGCGCAGAAGGCGCTGGAGGTCTCTCTGATGGCGCTGCACGCGGCGGGCTGCGAGGCGACGGGACAGCTGATCGAGGACCACCCCCTCGACGCGCTCAAGCAGCTGGTCGACGAGGCAGACGCGGACGAGGTCATCGTCCTGACGGACCCGCACTACGTGGAAGAGTTCTTCCACCGTGACTGGGCGTCTCGTGCCCGGCACAAGGTGGGCGTTCCCGTCCTGAAGCTGTTCTCGCACACGGAGGACTGA
- a CDS encoding pyrimidine reductase family protein — MRRLFPVTDQTDETSVREWGLGELADAYAYPSGGGAWLRANMVSTLDGAAQHDGRSQPISNATDMRIFGTLRGIADAVVVGAETVRQEGYRPARAREAFAERRAAAGQTVAPAIAVVSASLDLDFTLPLFTAPPVPTLVVTGAAAPAERVAAAEKAGAVVVIAGEGAAVEPERVAPALAERGLTRLLTEGGPRLLGQFVAAGALDELCWTVSPMLTAGDAQRIAWGSAVAVPERFALASVLEEAGFLFTRYRRT; from the coding sequence ATGCGACGCCTGTTCCCTGTGACCGACCAGACAGACGAAACATCAGTACGAGAGTGGGGGCTGGGGGAGCTGGCCGACGCGTATGCCTATCCCTCGGGCGGCGGCGCCTGGCTGCGCGCCAACATGGTGTCCACGCTCGACGGGGCGGCCCAGCACGACGGCCGGTCGCAGCCCATCTCGAACGCCACGGACATGCGGATCTTCGGCACCCTGCGCGGGATCGCCGACGCCGTGGTCGTGGGTGCGGAAACGGTCCGCCAGGAGGGTTACCGCCCGGCACGCGCGCGTGAGGCCTTCGCCGAGCGCAGGGCGGCCGCCGGGCAGACGGTGGCGCCCGCGATCGCCGTGGTCAGCGCGAGCCTCGACCTGGATTTCACTCTTCCGCTCTTCACCGCGCCGCCGGTGCCCACGCTCGTGGTGACCGGTGCGGCGGCGCCCGCCGAGCGGGTCGCCGCGGCCGAGAAGGCGGGCGCCGTGGTGGTGATCGCGGGGGAGGGGGCAGCGGTCGAGCCCGAGCGGGTCGCACCCGCCCTGGCCGAGCGCGGCCTGACCCGGCTGCTCACGGAGGGCGGGCCCCGGCTGCTCGGCCAGTTCGTGGCGGCGGGCGCCCTGGACGAGCTCTGCTGGACGGTGTCCCCGATGCTCACCGCGGGGGACGCGCAGCGGATCGCCTGGGGGTCCGCGGTGGCGGTGCCGGAACGATTCGCTCTGGCTTCCGTACTGGAGGAGGCCGGGTTCCTCTTCACCCGATACCGTCGAACCTGA
- the zapE gene encoding cell division protein ZapE yields the protein MSSSTAAPGQSPIAEAAPLSLCARAPHVPADRLVAEMVPPPRFDSVRFDTYIPDPNQPSQTEAVRVLSGFAAGLGGAHASGAGKRRWFQKKAAAPTGPRGVYLDGGYGVGKTHLLASLWHATPAAPEQKAFGTFVELTNLVGALGFQQTVRTLSGHRLLCIDEFELDDPGDTVLVSSLLARLVEEGVALAATSNTLPGKLGEGRFASADFLREIQGLSTHFRSLRIDGEDYRHRGLPEAPAPYSDEQVTKAAYATEGASLDDFPLLLDHLARVHPSRYGALTDGLHAVCLTDVTPVPDQSTALRLVVLADRLYDREVPVLASGVPFDQLFSEEMLNGGYRKKYFRAISRLTALARDAKGLVRP from the coding sequence GTGTCGTCCTCCACCGCCGCCCCCGGGCAGAGCCCCATAGCCGAAGCGGCTCCCCTGTCGCTGTGCGCCCGTGCGCCCCATGTCCCCGCCGACCGTCTGGTCGCCGAGATGGTGCCGCCCCCGCGCTTCGACTCCGTCCGCTTCGATACGTACATCCCGGACCCGAACCAGCCGAGCCAGACCGAGGCCGTGCGGGTCCTGAGCGGCTTCGCGGCCGGGCTCGGCGGGGCGCACGCGTCCGGCGCGGGCAAGCGCCGCTGGTTCCAGAAGAAGGCGGCCGCCCCCACGGGCCCTCGTGGCGTCTACCTCGACGGCGGCTACGGCGTGGGCAAGACCCACCTCCTCGCCTCCCTCTGGCACGCGACGCCCGCCGCGCCCGAGCAGAAGGCGTTCGGCACCTTCGTCGAGCTGACGAACCTGGTCGGGGCGCTCGGCTTCCAGCAGACCGTGCGCACGCTCAGCGGGCACCGGCTGCTCTGCATCGACGAGTTCGAGCTCGACGACCCGGGCGACACGGTGCTCGTGTCCTCGCTGCTCGCGCGGCTCGTCGAGGAGGGCGTCGCGCTCGCCGCGACCTCGAACACGCTGCCGGGCAAGCTCGGCGAGGGCCGGTTCGCCTCCGCCGACTTCCTGCGCGAGATCCAGGGCCTGTCCACCCACTTCCGGTCGCTGCGCATCGACGGCGAGGACTACCGCCACCGGGGTCTTCCGGAGGCTCCGGCTCCGTACTCGGACGAGCAGGTCACCAAGGCCGCGTACGCGACCGAGGGCGCGAGCCTCGACGACTTCCCGCTGCTGCTCGACCACCTCGCGCGCGTCCACCCCAGCCGGTACGGAGCGCTCACCGACGGGCTCCACGCCGTCTGCCTCACCGATGTGACGCCGGTCCCCGACCAGTCGACCGCGCTGCGTCTCGTGGTGCTCGCCGACCGGCTGTACGACCGCGAGGTCCCTGTGCTCGCCTCGGGTGTCCCCTTCGACCAGCTGTTCAGCGAGGAGATGCTGAACGGCGGCTACCGGAAGAAGTACTTCCGGGCGATCTCGCGGCTCACGGCGCTCGCGCGGGACGCGAAGGGACTCGTGCGGCCGTAG
- a CDS encoding alkaline phosphatase PhoX, translating into MSTTRRQVLARTGAVGAGIAFTGALSELFAGSAAAQGKAGYGPLVPDPAGLLDLPKGFRYKVLSREGGDLPSGEGKVPSNFDGMDAFRGKHGGVHLVRNHENRHNGRTPVPTVKGLTYDPMGKGGCTALSLDRHNNVLSERVAIAGTAVNCAGGPTPWGTWLTCEETEDKAGTNGYTKDHGFIFEVDPVDPHRTGAVPLTAMGRFQHEAIAVDPRRGVVYETEDAFLKPFGLFYRFLPKKPEGGRGSLRAGGKLQAMRVPGVPDLSAIQETGACFEGIEWVDVPDPLAAQTPIRNQDFGPKGITHAQKLEGCYWGGKSVYFVSSFAHSAEGSAGDHFGQIWRYDPSERRLTLVIVFGPSTDIQLPGESPDNICLAPSGGLMVAEDGDGAQHVYGLTRRGEVYTMARGRQNIGTPEKPEWGEFAGVSFSPDHDTMYVNCYNPGTTFAVTGPWHRT; encoded by the coding sequence ATGTCCACGACACGACGTCAAGTACTAGCTCGTACCGGTGCGGTGGGTGCGGGTATCGCCTTCACCGGCGCGCTCTCGGAGCTCTTCGCCGGGAGCGCGGCCGCTCAGGGCAAGGCTGGGTACGGGCCGCTTGTGCCCGACCCCGCCGGTCTGCTCGATCTGCCGAAAGGTTTCCGCTACAAGGTCCTCTCGCGCGAGGGCGGCGACCTGCCGTCCGGTGAGGGAAAGGTGCCGAGCAACTTCGACGGCATGGACGCCTTCCGCGGCAAGCACGGCGGCGTCCACCTCGTCCGCAACCACGAGAACCGCCACAACGGCAGAACCCCCGTGCCCACGGTCAAGGGCCTCACCTACGACCCGATGGGCAAGGGCGGCTGTACGGCGCTCTCGCTCGACCGCCACAACAACGTCCTGAGCGAGCGCGTGGCGATCGCCGGGACCGCGGTCAACTGCGCCGGCGGGCCCACCCCTTGGGGCACCTGGCTCACCTGCGAGGAGACCGAGGACAAGGCCGGCACGAACGGCTACACCAAGGACCACGGCTTCATCTTCGAGGTCGACCCCGTCGACCCGCACCGCACCGGAGCCGTGCCGCTCACCGCGATGGGCCGCTTCCAGCACGAGGCGATCGCCGTCGACCCCAGGCGCGGTGTCGTCTACGAGACCGAGGACGCCTTCCTCAAGCCCTTCGGCCTCTTCTACCGCTTCCTGCCCAAGAAGCCCGAGGGAGGCCGCGGTTCACTCCGCGCGGGCGGCAAGCTCCAGGCCATGCGGGTGCCGGGCGTGCCCGACCTGTCCGCGATCCAGGAGACGGGGGCGTGCTTCGAGGGCATCGAGTGGGTCGACGTACCTGACCCGCTGGCCGCTCAAACACCCATCAGGAACCAGGACTTCGGCCCCAAGGGCATCACGCACGCGCAGAAGCTGGAGGGCTGCTACTGGGGCGGGAAGTCCGTCTACTTCGTGTCGTCGTTCGCGCACAGCGCGGAGGGCTCGGCGGGCGACCACTTCGGCCAGATCTGGCGCTACGACCCCTCCGAGCGCCGCCTCACCCTCGTGATCGTCTTCGGCCCGAGCACCGACATCCAGCTGCCCGGCGAGTCCCCGGACAACATCTGCCTCGCCCCCAGCGGAGGTCTGATGGTGGCCGAGGACGGTGACGGCGCGCAGCACGTGTACGGCCTGACGCGCCGCGGAGAGGTCTACACGATGGCCCGCGGCCGGCAGAACATCGGCACTCCGGAGAAGCCCGAGTGGGGCGAGTTCGCGGGCGTCTCGTTCTCGCCGGACCACGACACGATGTACGTCAACTGCTACAACCCCGGCACGACGTTCGCCGTGACGGGGCCGTGGCACAGGACCTGA
- the sph gene encoding sphingomyelin phosphodiesterase, with protein MPHPALRRTHAAAITTVLAAATLAAVAPSATADAPAASVDTPALKVLSYNAFLFSKNLYPNWGQDHRAKAIPAADFFQGKDVVVLQEAFDNSSSAALMANAADRYPHQTPVMGRSKDGWDATGGAYSSVSPEDGGVTVLSKWPIVRKEQYVYKEACGSDSYSNKGFVYAQLDVNGTKVHVVGTHTQSTDPGCGSGEAAATRATQFKEMDAFLDAKNIPAGEQVVVAGDFNVDSHSDEYASMLADGGFAPADGRTGHPYSFDTQDNSIAAERYPDDPREDLDYVLHRKGHARPASWHNEVVKEQSAPWTVSSWGKQYTYTNLSDHHPLIGS; from the coding sequence GTGCCGCACCCAGCGCTGCGCAGGACTCACGCCGCCGCGATCACCACCGTGCTCGCCGCGGCCACGCTCGCCGCCGTCGCCCCGTCCGCGACCGCCGACGCGCCTGCCGCCTCTGTCGACACTCCCGCACTCAAGGTGCTCTCGTACAACGCGTTCCTCTTCAGCAAGAACCTCTACCCGAACTGGGGCCAGGACCACCGCGCCAAGGCCATACCGGCCGCGGACTTCTTCCAGGGCAAGGACGTGGTCGTCCTCCAGGAGGCCTTCGACAACTCCTCGTCCGCCGCGCTGATGGCCAACGCCGCGGACCGCTACCCGCACCAGACCCCGGTCATGGGCCGGAGCAAGGACGGCTGGGACGCCACCGGCGGCGCGTACTCCTCGGTGTCCCCGGAGGACGGCGGCGTCACGGTCCTGAGCAAGTGGCCGATTGTGCGCAAGGAGCAGTACGTCTACAAGGAGGCCTGCGGCTCCGACTCCTACTCCAACAAGGGCTTCGTCTATGCCCAGTTGGACGTCAACGGCACGAAGGTGCACGTCGTCGGCACCCACACCCAGTCCACCGACCCGGGCTGCGGCTCCGGCGAGGCGGCCGCGACCCGTGCCACGCAGTTCAAGGAGATGGACGCCTTCCTGGACGCCAAGAACATCCCGGCGGGCGAACAGGTCGTCGTGGCGGGCGACTTCAACGTCGACTCGCACAGCGACGAGTACGCCTCCATGCTCGCCGACGGCGGCTTCGCGCCCGCCGACGGCCGCACGGGCCACCCGTACTCCTTCGACACCCAGGACAACTCCATCGCCGCCGAGCGCTACCCGGACGACCCGCGCGAGGACCTGGACTACGTCCTGCACCGCAAGGGCCACGCCCGCCCCGCGAGCTGGCACAACGAGGTGGTCAAGGAGCAGAGCGCGCCCTGGACGGTCTCCAGCTGGGGCAAGCAGTACACGTACACCAACCTGTCCGACCACCACCCGCTGATCGGTTCCTAG
- a CDS encoding TetR/AcrR family transcriptional regulator: MARPREFDEDRVVTAAMETFWRHGYEGTSTRALCDSTGLGPSSLYNTFGGKRQLYLRALQRYYETSTAEQIEILRGEGTAKQRLRDMMVHAVDADLDEADGRGCFAINAAVEIGGLDPEVKDAVRRTFDRVEEELRTVVATGRRTGELRSTADAAAVARRVQSTYYGLRVIARVQDDRQALLDTVESTLADL, encoded by the coding sequence ATGGCCAGGCCACGAGAGTTCGACGAGGACCGCGTCGTCACCGCGGCCATGGAGACGTTCTGGCGTCATGGCTACGAGGGCACGTCCACGCGCGCGCTGTGCGACAGCACCGGGCTCGGCCCCTCCAGCCTCTACAACACCTTCGGCGGCAAGCGTCAGCTCTATCTGCGCGCCCTGCAGCGTTACTACGAGACCAGCACCGCCGAGCAGATCGAGATCCTGCGAGGCGAAGGAACGGCGAAGCAGCGGCTGCGGGACATGATGGTCCACGCCGTGGACGCCGATCTCGACGAGGCGGACGGGCGCGGCTGCTTCGCGATCAACGCGGCCGTCGAGATCGGCGGGCTCGACCCGGAGGTCAAGGACGCGGTCCGGCGCACCTTCGACCGGGTGGAGGAGGAGCTGCGCACGGTCGTGGCGACCGGTCGGCGCACGGGCGAGCTCCGCTCCACGGCCGACGCGGCGGCCGTAGCGCGCCGCGTGCAGAGCACGTACTACGGCCTTCGCGTCATCGCCCGCGTCCAGGACGACCGGCAGGCGCTGCTCGACACGGTGGAGAGCACGCTCGCCGATCTCTGA